The Edwardsiella tarda ATCC 15947 = NBRC 105688 region CAGCCCTTGTAGTGTGGGCAGTCACCGCCCAGACAGTTGTCGTTATTGCTGGTCACTAACGGCCAGACCGCGCTCTCCTCCGCCACACCGTGGCACTGGCTGATGTCGCCATCCTCGGTCTGGATCGACCAACTGCGCACCTGCATCAACTCGGCCAACAGCGCCGGGGCCAGCTCGCCCCCGGCCAGTGACTGTTGCTCCAGACGCTCGCTGCACAGATAGTTGGCGCGCCCCTTAAGCAGTGCCGTCGCCCCCTGGTAATCCAGCGCCGCCTTCATCAGCGGCAGGTCACGGTTATACAGCTGATCCTGCAATGCCTTGGAGCCGGTCGAGATGATCACCTTCTGGCCACAACGCAGCGCGGGCACCAAGTAGGCGAAGGTCTTGCCGGTTCCGGTGCCCGCCTCCACCACCAATTGTCCCTGGGTGGTGATCGTCTCCGCGACCGCCTGCGCCATCTGGCGTTGCGCCTCGCGGGGGGTGAAGCCGGGTATTTTCTGGGTTAATAGCCCATCGGGGGCAAAATCGTCGGCCACGGCATCTCTCATCTCGGGAATTATAGTGGGGGGATTATGCCAACTCCGTGGCGCAAGCTCCATCGCCATGGGGCTTTATTATCTGACAGACGCACGCATACGCGGGCGGGAGATCGCCCGCTGGCGACGATTTTGGGTATACTAGCGACACGCCAACAACATGACGAGAAGGGTGAGAAATGTCTATCGAACGTATTAATCCGGAGAAACGCTGGTCGGATGCCACCGTCTTCAACGACACCATCTATTTTACCAGTGTGCCGGAGAATCTGGAGGCCGACGCCACGGCGCAGACCGCCAATGCGCTGGCGGCCATCGACATGCTGCTCGCCCAGTTGGGCAGCGATAAGAGCCGCGTCCTGGATGCCACGATCTTCCTGGCCGATGGCGCGGACTTCGAGGCCATGAATGCCGCCTGGGACGCCTGGGTGGTGCCGGGCAAGGCGCCGGTGCGCTGTACCGTACAGGCCAAACTGATGCACCCGCAGTATCGGGTCGAGATCAAGATCGTCGCCGCCCGCTAACCGGAGGGCCCGCGAATGGGCCACCCTGGCGCTCGCGCCGAGGCCGGCGGGATCATCCCCCTGCCGGCCAGCCGCGAGATAGCCACTAGGCCAGCTTGATCATCACCATGCCGGCCAGCAACAGCGCCAATCCGCACCATCCCTTCACGTTCAAGCGTTGACCGAACAACACCCATCCCGCCGCCATGGTCGCCACGATACCGAAGCCCCCCCATAGGGCGTAGGCCACCGACAGCTCGATCCCTTTCACCGCTTGACTCAAGGCACCGAAGGCCGCCAGAACCGCCAACAGAGAGAGCACTCCCGGCAAGGGGCGACGAAAACCATCGGACCACTTGAGCAGGATATTGGCACCGATCTCCAGCACCACCGCCGCGCCCAGCCAGACGGCGTGTAACCATTCAAACGGTGACATGTTTCCTCCCCGCCGCCTCATCAGCGTTCGGGCGCGTACCGCTCAAGCCACGTTTCACCGTGCCGGACTTCAACAAGATGATGCCGCCCACCAACAGCGCCAACCCCGCAAGCTTGAGCGGGGAGATCGACTCGCCGAACCACAGCACGCTGAACAGGGTGATAAACAGGATACCGATTCCCTCCCACAGGGCATAGGCGACGCCCAGCGCCACGCGTTTAACCGCGAAGGCCAGCAGAATATAGGAGATCGCCACCATCAGTAACATCACAATATTGCCGCCGATGCTGCCGCTGACGCTGGCCCACTTCATCGATAAGGTGCCGATGATTTCGGCGGCGATGGCACAAGCCAAAAAGATCCAATAAATCATAATATTCTCCATTAATTTAGTTTTAGTTATCAGGCCGATATTTTTCTTT contains the following coding sequences:
- the mdtJ gene encoding multidrug/spermidine efflux SMR transporter subunit MdtJ, coding for MIYWIFLACAIAAEIIGTLSMKWASVSGSIGGNIVMLLMVAISYILLAFAVKRVALGVAYALWEGIGILFITLFSVLWFGESISPLKLAGLALLVGGIILLKSGTVKRGLSGTRPNADEAAGRKHVTV
- the mdtI gene encoding multidrug/spermidine efflux SMR transporter subunit MdtI; translation: MSPFEWLHAVWLGAAVVLEIGANILLKWSDGFRRPLPGVLSLLAVLAAFGALSQAVKGIELSVAYALWGGFGIVATMAAGWVLFGQRLNVKGWCGLALLLAGMVMIKLA
- a CDS encoding RidA family protein — protein: MSIERINPEKRWSDATVFNDTIYFTSVPENLEADATAQTANALAAIDMLLAQLGSDKSRVLDATIFLADGADFEAMNAAWDAWVVPGKAPVRCTVQAKLMHPQYRVEIKIVAAR